Proteins from a single region of Primulina tabacum isolate GXHZ01 chromosome 5, ASM2559414v2, whole genome shotgun sequence:
- the LOC142544945 gene encoding uncharacterized protein LOC142544945: MEYQSAAKKGKTLISSFFKKRDRQANDHQSSSTFIERDPGKRKQICEYHVNVRDEIRRSYLNMGPYQPDMLEYPGTKFGSQNRRFQKKWFQKFYWLEYSPSTNKAYCFYCFLFLNDVNSSNISALVNEGFDNWKRVNQGKTCAFLAHIGSAASSPHTMCERRAENLMRPSQHIDKVMHAQSKEEKEKNRLRLSTSIVAVRWLALQGCAFRGKDESLSSSNRGNFLELVKAFAKMNIEIDEVVLENAPKNAQYIAPEIQKEILHIMANRVRHIVREEVGDKYFCILVDEARDISKREQMAIILRFVNNHGILTERFFAIKSVSDTTSMNLKNEISNVLVHHDLHVKKIRGQGYDGASNMRGAWNGLQALFLKDCPYAYYVHCFAHRLQLTLVSAAKDVSVIWEFFSHLDNIVNIVTSSTKRIAELHTAQRNEIEYMLSIGERDSGSGANQIGNLQRAGATRWSSHYDSVKSLIGMYTATCKVFEVLSDYSPNGRVKAEVRGIYRNMASFEFVFILHLMHKIMRTTDTLCQILQRKSQDILTAITFVTTTKTCLQEFRECGWNEFLQEVKVFCSRNEIDVPDLDCLYKIGRSCRQTTIEHHYHFDVFNAAIDFILMELNTRFNESSVELLSLSTALDPKNSFDSFNSDDICKLAKKVLSWRFHRSRSCCFGV, translated from the exons atggaatatcaatctgctgcaaagaaaggaaaaacattGATATCCTCTTTCTTTAAGAAGAGAGATCGTCAAGCTA ACGATCATCAGTCTTCGTCTACTTTTATTGAACGAGATCCGGGAAAAAGAAAACAGATATGTGAATATCATGTTAATGTACGAGATGAGATAAGACGTTCATATCTAAATATGGGGCCTTATCAACCAGATATGTTGGAGTATCCAGGTACAAAATTTGGAAGCCAGAATCGTCGTTTTCAGAAAAAAtggtttcagaaattttattggttggagtattcgccttcaacaaataaggcatattgtttctattgttttcttttcctgAATGATGTTAATTCATCTAATATCTCGGCATTGGTCAATGAAGGATTTGACAATTGGAAAAGGGTAAACCAAGGAAAAACATGTGCTTTTCTTGCCCATATTGGTTCTGCAGCTTCTTCACCTCATACTATGTGTGAgagaagggctgaaaatttgatgAGGCCCTCACAACATATTGATAAAGTGATGCATGCACAATCTAAagaggaaaaagagaaaaatcgtCTGCGTTTGAGCACCTCAATTGTAGCTGTTCGTTGGCTAGCACTTCAAGGTTGTGCTTTTAGAGGTAAGGATGAATCTCTATCTTCATCTAATCgtggaaattttcttgaattggtGAAGGCTTTTGCAAAAATGAATATAGAAATTGATGAAGTTGTGCTTGAGAATGCTCCAAAAAATGCCCAATATATCGCTCCAGAAATTCAGAAAGAGATTTTACATATTATGGCCAATAGAGTACGACATATAGTTcgtgaagaagttggagataaATACTTCTGTATTCTTGTTGATGAAGCCCGAGATATATCTAAACGAGAGCAAATGGCCATTATATTGAGGTTTGTGAACAATCatgggattttgacagaaagATTTTTTGCCATCAAAAGTGTTAGTGACACTACCtcaatgaatttgaaaaatGAGATATCAAATGTTCTTGTTCATCATGATCTCCATGTTAAGAAAATCAGAGGCCAAGGATATGATGGTGCTAGCAATATGCGTGGAGCGTGGAATGGACTTCAAGcattatttctcaaagattgtcCCTATGCATACTATGTCCACTGTTTTGCACATCGTTTACAACTGACATTGGTTTCTGCAGCTAAGGATGTTAGTGTTATTTGGGAATTCTTTTCTCATTTGGACAATATTGTTAATATTGTCACTTCTTCTACTAAGCGCATTGCTGAATTACATACTGCACAAAGAAATGAAATTGAGTATATGTTGTCAATTGGAGAACGTGATTCTGGAAGTGGTGCAAACCAGATTGGTAATTTGCAACGAGCAGGAGCTACTCGTTGGAGTTCTCACTATGATTCGGTAAAAAGCTTGATAGGTATGTACACTGCAACTTGCAAAGTTTTTGAAGTTCTCAGTGATTATTCTCCAAATGGAAGAGTTAAGGCTGAAGTTCGGGGTATTTACAGAAACATGGCAAGCtttgaatttgtgtttattttgcacttaatgcataaaattatgagaacaaCAGATACTCTTTGTCaaattcttcaaagaaaatctcaaGACATTTTGACTGCTATCACATTTGTCACTACTACCAAAACTTGCCTTCAAGAATTTAGAGAATGTGGGTGGAATGAATTTCTTCAGGAAGTTAAAGTTTTTTGCTCAAGAAATGAAATTGATGTACCTGACCTTGATTGTCTATATAAGATTGGACGTTCCTGTCGGCAAACTACAATAGAACATCATTACcactttgatgtttttaatgcagCAATAGATTTCATTTTGATGGAGTTAAATACTCGGTTCAATGAGTCATCGGTGGAACTTCTTTCTCTTAGTACAGCTTTAGATCCTAAAAATTCATTTGACTCATTTAACAGTGATGATATTTGCAAGCTTGCGAAGAAGGTTTTATCCTGGAGATTTCACAGATCAAGAAGTTGTTGCTTTGGAGTATGA